Proteins co-encoded in one Bradyrhizobium sp. 170 genomic window:
- a CDS encoding SIR2 family protein, with protein MSGTPHAASISVRETLELLDGPFAEMASGIAEDRYALWLGSGISLGKIPGLKVLIRNALEHLQGKVAVVDANCRFRATIAEILSTAAGLSPAECGTIDVHQPVASWPNIDAIIQRLASNYARFLEIGVAGEPDDYILWTGADLPNAFADPASEPDTEHLCIGLLILEGIASRIASANWDGLIEKAVDELSPRANALVVCVTGTDLRQPQQQAFLYKFHGCAVRARDDEANFRARIIARLSQINAWRDDQENAAMVARLVDLAVSHETLMIGLSAQDSNIQTVFTAAENQMGWPWPSHPPAYAFSEDRLGVDQRALLRNVYRSSYSPANRDAIYQSALIRAYAKPLLTALVLHALCAKLCRLVELAPGGLGTPDSSAIKEGLKHLRNAVGSHPDAGAVAFIRMIVARASRLMALYHTGDATAPDLPYLPITSRPVQAMATDPMIATAGLRELAVGLSLLGLGHRDGSWAVQPAPPAREQGALRIVTATNNLKLVFASTAQAAIRLGANGHIGPDDDVIVMHSQQVFPTMPRSPRATRGRLGRPGRRDVSVTELLDSAANANELLDGFRKAAGI; from the coding sequence ATGTCCGGTACTCCCCATGCTGCCAGTATCTCGGTTCGCGAAACGCTTGAGCTCCTTGACGGTCCCTTCGCAGAGATGGCTTCAGGCATCGCAGAAGATCGCTATGCGTTGTGGTTGGGATCCGGAATATCGCTAGGGAAAATCCCGGGCCTGAAGGTCCTTATCCGGAATGCTCTCGAGCACCTGCAAGGTAAGGTAGCGGTGGTGGACGCCAACTGCCGTTTCCGCGCTACGATCGCTGAGATCCTGAGCACAGCGGCCGGCCTGTCCCCCGCCGAATGCGGCACGATCGACGTACATCAACCGGTTGCGAGCTGGCCCAACATTGACGCGATCATTCAACGGCTGGCCTCAAACTATGCGCGCTTCCTCGAAATTGGCGTGGCGGGCGAACCCGACGACTACATTCTTTGGACAGGCGCGGACCTTCCCAACGCCTTTGCAGATCCCGCTTCCGAGCCTGATACCGAACACCTCTGCATCGGTCTTCTCATCCTTGAGGGAATTGCCTCACGAATCGCCAGCGCAAACTGGGATGGACTTATCGAAAAGGCCGTCGACGAACTGTCTCCGAGAGCAAATGCGCTCGTGGTATGTGTGACTGGTACGGATCTCCGTCAGCCGCAGCAACAAGCATTTTTGTACAAGTTTCACGGCTGTGCCGTGCGCGCCCGCGACGACGAAGCAAACTTCCGCGCGCGGATCATCGCGCGATTGTCCCAGATCAATGCCTGGCGCGACGATCAGGAGAACGCCGCAATGGTGGCTCGCCTCGTGGATCTTGCAGTAAGTCACGAGACATTGATGATCGGCCTTTCAGCCCAGGATTCCAACATCCAAACTGTGTTTACTGCTGCGGAAAACCAGATGGGATGGCCCTGGCCGTCACATCCCCCTGCCTACGCATTCTCGGAGGACAGGCTCGGGGTCGACCAGAGAGCATTGCTTCGGAACGTCTACAGAAGCAGTTATTCGCCGGCCAATCGGGACGCCATCTACCAATCCGCGTTGATTCGCGCTTATGCCAAACCCCTACTGACTGCACTCGTGCTCCACGCGCTGTGCGCAAAGCTGTGCCGCCTGGTCGAGCTCGCCCCCGGAGGACTGGGAACCCCCGACAGTAGCGCGATCAAGGAAGGTTTAAAGCACCTCCGAAACGCAGTTGGATCCCATCCCGACGCTGGCGCCGTCGCGTTCATCCGGATGATCGTGGCCCGAGCCAGTCGCCTCATGGCACTCTACCATACGGGCGACGCGACGGCGCCTGACCTGCCCTATTTGCCGATCACGTCGAGGCCCGTTCAGGCGATGGCTACCGACCCCATGATTGCCACAGCCGGGCTGCGCGAACTCGCAGTTGGGCTTTCACTTCTGGGGCTTGGGCACCGCGATGGCAGCTGGGCCGTGCAGCCGGCCCCGCCTGCCCGAGAGCAGGGCGCCTTGCGCATCGTCACTGCGACCAATAACCTAAAGCTGGTCTTCGCGTCGACCGCGCAGGCAGCCATACGGCTGGGTGCAAACGGCCATATCGGCCCTGACGACGACGTGATTGTAATGCATAGCCAGCAAGTATTTCCGACGATGCCGCGATCTCCTCGCGCGACGCGGGGCAGGCTCGGACGCCCCGGCCGGCGCGACGTAAGCGTCACAGAGTTGTTAGACAGCGCAGCAAACGCCAACGAGCTCCTCGACGGGTTCCGAAAGGCAGCGGGCATATGA
- a CDS encoding TAXI family TRAP transporter solute-binding subunit: MKLARIACASLLLFAGAAAAQDGGKAITKPTISTQISLGTATPGGGFPVYGNAFAEILNAADPGLSIEPRNTKGSSENIPLLESDQLDIALVAGEPSYEAFMGIGRAATKLKILTAMYSSPGMFVVRADSSYKTIRDLVGQPVAFGAKGSGLPILSRYMLDGIGLKQDEDFKSIYLDRAGDGPAMVQDGRAAALWGAGVGWPGFATMAQAPGGARFIAPDANEIARVRAKHTFLKPLTVPANSYPNQPAAIDSVGSWSFVLARESLPDDVAYRLARTLHGAEAALCKKLPQACETTAANTVAAAPNAALIHPGVMKYFQEAGVVK; encoded by the coding sequence ATGAAACTCGCTCGGATCGCCTGCGCCAGCCTCCTTCTTTTTGCGGGCGCCGCCGCGGCGCAGGATGGAGGCAAGGCCATTACCAAACCCACAATCAGCACCCAGATAAGCCTTGGGACCGCGACGCCGGGCGGCGGCTTCCCGGTCTACGGAAACGCGTTCGCGGAAATCCTGAATGCGGCTGATCCGGGGCTCTCGATCGAGCCGCGCAACACCAAGGGCTCCAGCGAAAACATCCCGCTGCTGGAATCCGACCAGCTCGACATCGCGCTGGTGGCCGGCGAGCCCTCCTACGAAGCCTTCATGGGCATCGGGCGGGCCGCAACAAAGCTGAAAATCCTCACCGCGATGTATTCCAGTCCCGGCATGTTCGTGGTGCGCGCCGACAGTTCCTACAAGACGATCAGGGATCTCGTCGGCCAGCCGGTTGCGTTCGGCGCCAAGGGCTCCGGCCTGCCGATCCTGTCGCGCTATATGCTCGACGGTATCGGCCTGAAGCAGGACGAGGATTTCAAGTCGATCTATCTCGACCGCGCCGGCGACGGCCCCGCCATGGTGCAGGACGGCCGCGCCGCGGCGCTGTGGGGCGCGGGCGTCGGCTGGCCCGGTTTTGCGACGATGGCGCAGGCGCCAGGCGGCGCACGGTTCATCGCGCCCGATGCGAACGAGATCGCGCGCGTCCGCGCCAAGCACACGTTCCTCAAGCCGCTGACGGTGCCCGCCAACAGCTATCCGAACCAGCCGGCGGCGATCGATTCCGTCGGTTCATGGAGTTTTGTGCTCGCGCGCGAAAGCCTGCCCGACGACGTCGCCTACCGGCTGGCGCGCACGCTGCATGGGGCCGAAGCTGCGCTGTGCAAGAAGCTGCCGCAGGCCTGCGAGACCACGGCCGCGAACACGGTTGCGGCCGCGCCGAATGCGGCGCTGATCCACCCCGGGGTGATGAAATATTTCCAGGAGGCGGGGGTGGTGAAATAG
- a CDS encoding ABC transporter substrate-binding protein: protein MFARNLSRLGILAAAMLASTAALAQISDDVVKIGVLTDMNGPAATPTGQGSVTSAQMAIDDFGGKVLGKPITIIVGDHQLKPDIGGGIARRWYDVDQVDLIVDVPVSAVGLAVQNIANDKKKLFITHSTLAADFHGKFCSPYAMQWVIDTRSLAAGTAQAVVKRGGDSWFFITDDYAFGHSLERDASSVVTANGGKVLGSVRPPLATPDLSSFVLQAQASKAKIIGIAAGPPNNMNEIKTAAEFGVLKGGQQMAALLALITDIHSLGLPAAQGLLLTTSFYWDMDDKTREWSKRYFAKMNRMPTMWQAGVYSSVMSYLNAIKEAGTDEPLKVAAKMREKPIEDFFSRNGKLREDNLMVHDLWLVQVKKPEESKYPWDYYQILAKIPGDEAFGPPDPACAMAKK, encoded by the coding sequence ATGTTCGCCAGGAACCTATCCAGGCTGGGAATACTTGCTGCCGCGATGCTGGCATCGACCGCCGCGCTCGCGCAAATTTCAGACGATGTGGTCAAGATCGGCGTGCTCACCGACATGAACGGCCCGGCGGCGACGCCGACCGGCCAGGGCTCGGTCACATCAGCGCAAATGGCGATCGACGATTTCGGCGGCAAGGTGCTGGGCAAGCCGATCACCATCATCGTCGGCGACCATCAGCTCAAGCCGGATATCGGCGGCGGCATCGCGCGGCGCTGGTACGACGTCGACCAGGTCGACCTGATCGTCGACGTTCCGGTTTCGGCGGTCGGTCTTGCGGTGCAGAACATCGCCAATGACAAGAAGAAACTGTTCATCACGCATTCGACGCTGGCCGCGGATTTCCATGGCAAATTCTGCTCGCCTTACGCGATGCAGTGGGTGATCGACACCCGTTCGCTCGCCGCAGGCACCGCGCAGGCCGTGGTGAAGCGCGGCGGCGACAGCTGGTTCTTCATCACCGACGACTATGCCTTCGGCCACTCGCTCGAACGCGACGCTTCCAGCGTCGTCACCGCCAATGGCGGCAAGGTGCTGGGTTCGGTGCGGCCGCCGCTGGCGACGCCGGACCTGTCGTCCTTCGTGCTGCAGGCGCAGGCCTCGAAAGCAAAGATCATCGGCATCGCCGCCGGTCCGCCCAACAACATGAACGAGATCAAGACCGCTGCTGAGTTCGGCGTGCTCAAGGGCGGCCAGCAGATGGCCGCGCTGCTCGCGCTGATCACCGACATCCATTCGCTGGGATTGCCGGCAGCCCAAGGCCTGTTGCTGACGACGTCGTTCTACTGGGACATGGACGACAAGACCCGCGAATGGTCAAAACGCTATTTCGCCAAGATGAACCGGATGCCGACGATGTGGCAGGCCGGCGTGTATTCCTCCGTCATGAGCTATCTCAACGCGATCAAGGAAGCCGGCACCGACGAGCCGCTGAAAGTGGCGGCGAAGATGCGCGAAAAGCCGATCGAGGATTTCTTCTCCCGCAATGGCAAGCTGCGCGAGGACAATCTGATGGTGCATGACCTGTGGCTGGTGCAGGTCAAGAAGCCGGAGGAATCGAAATATCCGTGGGACTACTATCAGATCCTCGCCAAGATCCCGGGCGACGAAGCGTTCGGCCCGCCCGATCCGGCCTGCGCGATGGCGAAGAAGTAA
- a CDS encoding FAD-dependent monooxygenase, whose product MARSLSIAIIGAGMGGLATAAALRRVGIDVTVYEQATQFARIGAGIQIGCNAMKVLRGLGLEARLRAQSFYPRSWNNRDWRTGEVKFDMIFGESAEQKFGAPYLLAHRGDLHAALASAVPDECVRLNHKLVGLEESGEGVRLAFANGATATADAVVGADGIHSLVRDILFGASPVTFTGRIAYRTTYPAALLGGEKIDDCTKWWGEDRHIVIYYVKPDRSEIYLVTSQPEPDFRIESWSAKGDVRDLRKAFAGFDRQVEQVLAACPDVHKWAIVDRNSLERWGNRNVTLLGDACHPMTPYMAQGAAMAIEDAAVLSRCLDGVERDGVANAFRRFEATRKARTARIQQTSRANTWLSGRTDTDWVYGYDAWTVPLAA is encoded by the coding sequence ATGGCAAGATCGCTATCGATTGCGATCATCGGCGCCGGCATGGGTGGGCTCGCGACCGCCGCGGCGCTGCGGCGGGTCGGCATCGACGTCACCGTCTACGAACAGGCCACGCAATTCGCGCGGATCGGCGCCGGCATCCAGATCGGCTGCAACGCCATGAAGGTACTGCGTGGACTGGGGCTGGAGGCAAGGCTGCGCGCGCAATCGTTCTATCCGCGCTCCTGGAATAATCGCGACTGGCGCACCGGCGAAGTCAAGTTCGACATGATCTTCGGCGAGAGCGCCGAACAGAAGTTTGGCGCGCCCTATCTGCTGGCGCATCGCGGCGATCTTCATGCGGCGCTCGCCAGCGCCGTTCCAGATGAATGCGTCAGGCTCAACCACAAACTGGTCGGGCTGGAGGAAAGCGGCGAGGGCGTCCGGCTCGCCTTTGCCAATGGCGCAACTGCAACAGCCGATGCCGTGGTTGGTGCCGACGGGATCCATTCCCTCGTGAGAGACATTCTGTTCGGCGCTTCGCCGGTCACCTTTACCGGACGGATCGCCTATCGCACCACCTATCCGGCCGCGCTGCTCGGCGGTGAGAAGATCGACGACTGCACCAAATGGTGGGGCGAGGACCGTCACATCGTCATCTATTACGTCAAGCCGGACCGCAGCGAAATCTACCTCGTCACCAGCCAGCCGGAGCCGGACTTTCGGATCGAGTCCTGGTCGGCGAAGGGCGACGTCAGGGATTTGCGCAAGGCGTTCGCCGGCTTCGACCGACAGGTCGAGCAGGTGCTGGCCGCGTGCCCCGACGTGCACAAATGGGCGATCGTCGACCGCAACTCGCTGGAGCGATGGGGGAATCGCAACGTGACGCTGCTTGGAGATGCCTGTCACCCGATGACGCCCTATATGGCGCAGGGCGCGGCGATGGCGATCGAGGACGCGGCCGTATTGTCCCGCTGCCTTGACGGCGTCGAACGTGACGGTGTTGCGAACGCGTTTCGCCGTTTCGAGGCGACGCGCAAGGCGCGGACGGCGCGCATCCAGCAGACCTCGCGCGCCAACACCTGGCTCAGCGGGAGAACCGATACTGATTGGGTCTACGGCTACGACGCCTGGACCGTGCCGCTCGCGGCGTAA
- a CDS encoding IS5 family transposase, producing the protein MRGGDNRTGELFSYVDLEARVRRDHPLRAIRTMVNEALAALEREFAVLYSPIGRPSIPPEKLLRAMLLQAFYSIRSERLLMERLEYDLLFRWFVGIGVDDAAWDHSVFSKNRDRLLEGDIAAKFLTAVLAQPKAKKLLSNDHFSVDGTLIEAWASMKSVKPKDGSGEPPAQGGGRNAEANFHGQKRSNDTHASTTDPDARLYRKGKGKETKLCFIGHGLMENRHGLLIDACLTLADGHAERVAALHMIEPRADRPTAITLGADKAYDAEDFVNELRSMNVTPHVAQNTSGRSSTIDGRTTRHGGYAVSQRIRKRIEEAFGWIKTIAGQEKSRFRGRDRVGWAFTFAAAAYNLVRLPKLIAGAG; encoded by the coding sequence ATGCGCGGCGGCGACAATCGAACGGGCGAACTGTTCAGCTACGTTGACCTGGAGGCGCGGGTGCGGCGGGATCATCCGCTGCGAGCGATCCGGACGATGGTGAACGAGGCGCTGGCAGCGCTGGAGCGCGAGTTTGCCGTGCTCTATTCGCCGATTGGGCGGCCGTCGATCCCGCCGGAGAAGCTGCTGCGAGCGATGCTGTTGCAGGCGTTTTATTCGATCCGCTCGGAGCGGCTTCTGATGGAGCGGCTGGAATACGACCTGCTGTTCCGCTGGTTCGTCGGAATCGGCGTTGATGACGCGGCCTGGGACCATTCGGTGTTCTCGAAGAACCGCGACCGGCTGCTGGAAGGCGATATCGCGGCGAAGTTCCTCACGGCGGTGCTGGCGCAGCCCAAAGCGAAGAAGCTCCTATCGAACGACCACTTCTCGGTCGATGGCACACTGATCGAGGCATGGGCCTCGATGAAGAGCGTAAAGCCGAAGGACGGTTCTGGCGAGCCGCCGGCTCAAGGCGGCGGGCGCAATGCCGAAGCAAACTTCCATGGCCAGAAACGCTCGAACGATACCCATGCCTCGACCACCGATCCGGACGCCAGGCTTTACCGCAAGGGTAAAGGCAAGGAGACGAAGCTGTGCTTCATTGGACATGGGCTGATGGAGAACCGTCACGGCCTGCTGATCGACGCCTGCCTAACGCTGGCTGACGGGCATGCCGAACGGGTGGCCGCGCTGCACATGATCGAGCCTCGTGCCGATCGACCCACAGCGATTACGCTTGGCGCCGATAAAGCCTACGACGCAGAAGACTTCGTCAACGAACTGCGCTCGATGAACGTGACACCGCACGTTGCGCAGAACACCAGCGGCCGCAGCTCTACGATCGACGGACGAACAACCCGGCACGGCGGCTATGCCGTCAGCCAGCGCATCCGTAAGCGCATCGAGGAGGCATTCGGCTGGATCAAGACAATCGCCGGGCAAGAAAAGTCCAGGTTCCGGGGTCGTGATCGCGTTGGATGGGCCTTTACCTTCGCTGCCGCCGCCTACAATCTGGTACGGCTACCCAAGCTGATAGCGGGGGCCGGCTGA
- a CDS encoding molybdopterin biosynthesis protein, with protein sequence MTNTPSAKDRDSNEQDQFLTILSREDALARFEAALFPRAVPAEKRPLADALGCALAEDVVAPIDVPPFDRSNVDGFAVRSADLASAGEALPVRVMLNDEVIACGTAPTRPVLSGTATPIATGGPVPRGADAVVMVEHTQPSGPRAIEIRRAASPGQFVSHAGSDIARGEALLRAGTIIGSREIGMLAACGIADVTVARPPRVAVISTGDELMQPGPPLRPAAIYDTNGAIVTAAISENGGEAVFLGAIPDDEEALESAMRRALETSDMLVLSGGTSKGAGDVSHRIIGRLGKPGIIAHGVALKPGKPLCLAVCDGKPVIILPGFPTSAMFTFHDMIVPVLRRMAGLPPRSDAKVNARVPVRIASELGRTEFVMVSLVEGADGLIAYPTGKGSGAITSFAQADGFLRIDALADQMPAGSEAEVTLFTPHVRVPDLVIVGSHCTGLDLVTAPLAHAGLVVRSIAVGSLGGLSAAKRGECDFAPIHLFDEKTETYNTPYLSEGLELVPGWRRMQGIVFRKGDRRFEGLNAEDAVRAALADPACIMVNRNQGAGTRILIDRLLGGARPDGYWNQPRSHNAVAAAVAQHRADWGMTIAPVAHASNLGFIPFAEEHYDFALVKARKQRPAVQAFLDALASEEGRAALEQAGFRPA encoded by the coding sequence ATGACCAATACGCCTTCGGCGAAAGATCGCGACAGTAACGAACAGGATCAGTTCCTGACCATCCTGTCGCGCGAGGATGCGCTGGCGCGTTTCGAGGCCGCCTTGTTCCCGCGTGCGGTGCCGGCAGAGAAGCGCCCGCTCGCCGACGCGCTCGGCTGCGCGCTTGCCGAGGATGTCGTGGCGCCGATCGACGTGCCGCCGTTCGACCGCTCCAATGTCGATGGTTTTGCGGTGCGTTCGGCCGATCTTGCTTCCGCCGGTGAGGCTTTACCGGTGCGCGTGATGCTGAACGACGAGGTGATCGCCTGCGGTACCGCGCCGACGCGGCCGGTATTGTCGGGGACGGCCACGCCGATCGCGACCGGCGGTCCGGTGCCGCGCGGGGCAGACGCCGTCGTGATGGTGGAGCATACGCAGCCATCCGGACCTCGCGCGATCGAAATCCGCCGCGCCGCTTCCCCAGGGCAATTCGTGTCCCATGCCGGTTCCGATATCGCCCGTGGCGAGGCGCTGCTGCGCGCCGGCACCATCATCGGCTCGCGCGAGATCGGCATGCTGGCGGCCTGCGGCATCGCGGACGTCACCGTCGCGCGGCCTCCGCGCGTCGCCGTCATCTCCACCGGCGACGAACTCATGCAGCCCGGCCCGCCGTTGCGCCCGGCCGCGATCTACGACACCAACGGCGCCATCGTCACCGCGGCGATCTCCGAGAACGGCGGCGAGGCGGTGTTTCTGGGCGCGATTCCCGACGACGAGGAAGCACTCGAATCTGCCATGCGCCGGGCGCTCGAGACCAGCGACATGCTGGTGCTGTCGGGCGGTACGTCGAAGGGCGCGGGCGATGTGTCCCACCGCATCATCGGCCGGCTCGGCAAGCCCGGCATCATCGCGCATGGCGTTGCGCTGAAGCCCGGCAAGCCGCTGTGCCTTGCGGTATGCGACGGCAAGCCCGTGATCATCCTGCCGGGATTTCCGACCTCGGCCATGTTCACCTTCCACGACATGATCGTGCCGGTGCTGCGGCGGATGGCGGGCCTGCCGCCGCGTTCGGACGCCAAGGTCAATGCACGCGTACCGGTGCGGATCGCGTCCGAACTCGGCCGCACCGAATTCGTCATGGTGTCGCTGGTCGAAGGGGCGGACGGATTGATCGCGTACCCGACAGGCAAGGGCTCCGGCGCCATCACATCATTCGCGCAGGCCGACGGCTTTCTGCGCATCGATGCGCTGGCCGATCAGATGCCGGCCGGCAGCGAGGCCGAGGTGACGCTGTTCACGCCGCATGTGCGGGTGCCGGATCTCGTCATCGTCGGCAGCCATTGCACCGGGCTCGATCTCGTCACCGCGCCGCTGGCGCATGCCGGGCTCGTCGTGCGCTCGATCGCCGTCGGCAGTCTCGGGGGGCTCTCCGCCGCCAAGCGCGGCGAGTGCGATTTTGCGCCGATTCATCTGTTCGACGAGAAGACCGAGACCTACAACACGCCCTATCTCAGCGAGGGGCTCGAACTGGTGCCGGGCTGGCGTCGCATGCAGGGCATTGTCTTCCGCAAGGGCGATCGGCGCTTCGAAGGTCTGAATGCCGAAGACGCGGTCCGCGCGGCGCTGGCCGATCCGGCCTGCATCATGGTCAACCGCAACCAGGGGGCGGGCACGCGGATCCTGATCGACCGGCTGCTCGGCGGTGCGCGTCCGGACGGCTACTGGAATCAGCCGCGCTCGCACAATGCGGTGGCGGCTGCGGTCGCGCAGCACCGCGCCGATTGGGGCATGACCATTGCGCCGGTCGCGCATGCGTCAAACCTGGGTTTCATTCCCTTCGCCGAAGAGCATTATGATTTCGCTCTGGTAAAGGCGCGCAAGCAACGACCGGCCGTGCAGGCCTTCCTCGATGCGCTGGCATCGGAAGAGGGACGCGCGGCGCTGGAGCAGGCGGGATTTCGGCCGGCCTGA
- a CDS encoding molybdopterin-binding protein produces the protein MTSPQRLPTSLTPLDRARDALLNGVEPVAPVELMLGEALSCVAAEMPPLPAYPPRDIATADGYAFCARDLVGASSYSPLPLSALPLWVEAGEAVPEACDCVLDSDSVDVSGPMPQVLAEAIPGQGVRRAGSDIAAGSLVAEAGRRVLPRDLLLARAAGLARLNVRRPRLRVVNVPGGSLAADLIAESARAAGADAVLSTAAGRDAGSIAAALDDGACDLLLIVGGSGVGRTDAAVTALAARGEVFAHGIALLPGRTSAVGRVGKTPVVVLPGAPDQAFAAWWTLALPVLDRLSDRALRKAVNLPLARKIASHVGIAEIVLLERKQDMWSTLAVGELSLEAIARAEAWLVVSGGSEGFAASAPVDAYMLRE, from the coding sequence ATGACCTCGCCCCAGCGCCTGCCGACCTCGCTGACACCGCTCGATAGGGCGCGCGATGCCCTGCTGAACGGCGTGGAACCGGTCGCGCCGGTGGAATTAATGCTTGGGGAAGCGCTGAGTTGCGTCGCCGCCGAGATGCCGCCGCTTCCTGCCTATCCGCCGCGCGACATTGCCACTGCAGACGGCTACGCCTTTTGCGCACGCGATCTCGTCGGCGCATCCTCCTATTCGCCGCTGCCATTATCGGCGCTGCCGCTTTGGGTCGAGGCCGGCGAGGCCGTCCCGGAGGCTTGCGACTGCGTGCTCGATTCCGATTCCGTCGACGTGTCCGGCCCGATGCCGCAGGTGCTGGCGGAGGCGATTCCGGGGCAGGGCGTGCGCCGGGCCGGCAGCGATATTGCCGCGGGCAGCCTCGTCGCAGAGGCCGGGCGGCGCGTGCTGCCGCGCGATCTCCTGCTGGCACGCGCGGCCGGATTGGCGCGGTTGAACGTCCGCCGTCCGAGGCTGCGCGTCGTCAATGTCCCCGGCGGCAGCCTGGCAGCGGATCTGATCGCGGAAAGCGCGCGGGCCGCGGGCGCCGACGCCGTGTTGTCGACCGCCGCGGGCCGCGATGCCGGATCCATTGCGGCGGCGCTCGATGATGGCGCGTGCGACCTGCTCCTGATCGTCGGTGGCTCCGGCGTCGGCCGTACCGACGCGGCGGTGACGGCTTTGGCTGCGCGCGGCGAAGTTTTCGCCCATGGCATTGCGCTGCTGCCCGGCCGTACCTCGGCCGTCGGGCGCGTCGGCAAGACGCCCGTCGTGGTGCTGCCGGGCGCACCGGATCAGGCTTTTGCGGCATGGTGGACGCTGGCGCTTCCCGTACTCGATCGCCTCTCGGACCGAGCCTTGCGAAAAGCAGTCAATTTGCCGCTGGCGCGCAAGATTGCATCTCACGTCGGCATCGCCGAGATCGTGTTGCTGGAACGGAAGCAGGATATGTGGTCCACGCTGGCGGTGGGCGAATTGTCGCTGGAGGCGATCGCCCGCGCCGAAGCCTGGCTCGTGGTATCAGGCGGCTCGGAAGGATTTGCGGCCAGCGCGCCGGTCGATGCCTATATGTTGCGGGAGTGA